In Mangrovivirga cuniculi, the following proteins share a genomic window:
- the recQ gene encoding DNA helicase RecQ — protein sequence MSEVSTDLLRSTLKEVFGYHHFRGNQENIINNIINGNDTFVIMPTGAGKSLCYQLPAVVLEGTTIVISPLIALMKNQVDQLRALGLTAYFLNSSLSKSEITKVKKETLAGNTKLLYVAPESLTKEENIEFLKKINISLVAIDEAHCISEWGHDFRPEYRRIKTIIGDLGEMPVVALTATATPKVQIDIQRNLQMDNATVFKSSFNRHNLYYEVRPKQNIKKQIIQFLKPRKGQSGIIYCLSRKKVEEIAQFLAVNGFRAAPYHAGLESSVRMANQDGFLSEDIDIIVATIAFGMGIDKPDVRFVIHYDTPKSIEGYYQETGRAGRDGLDGHCLMFYSYNDILKLEKFNKDKSVTERENGKVLLEEVSAYAESAVCRRKQLLHYFGESWDEAECQSTAGCDACNNPPESFEGQEHIVTALKAVSETGERFGIGHLVDVIRGSANQYVLSYGHDKTSIYGKGKEEPKELWSSILRQALIFEFIEKDIDNIGVLKLTGKGKDFLKSPHDIKITKPHDYSELTRETEEEMDEPSAPTRGYDENLFSLLKDLRKKLASQKDLPPYVIFQDNSLEEMATTYPTDRDQLTKINGVGTGKVSKFGKPFIEAIKKYVEDNDIIKPDDILIKTSGDKSKHKIHIISQIDRQIDLEEIAESRGISFEALLDEIENIVYSGTKLNLDYYIEDYLDEDAEEELFDYFMEAENDSLEDALDEFDEDEYSEEEIRLIRIKFLSEVAN from the coding sequence ATGTCGGAAGTTAGTACAGATTTACTGCGATCCACTTTAAAGGAAGTTTTTGGCTACCACCATTTCAGGGGAAATCAAGAAAATATTATAAATAATATTATTAATGGCAACGATACATTTGTCATTATGCCCACTGGTGCTGGTAAGTCACTATGTTATCAACTTCCTGCTGTGGTTCTTGAGGGGACGACTATTGTTATCTCGCCATTGATCGCTCTGATGAAAAATCAGGTTGATCAGCTAAGAGCGCTTGGGCTTACTGCCTATTTTTTAAATTCTTCGTTAAGCAAGAGTGAAATCACTAAGGTTAAAAAAGAAACTTTAGCCGGAAACACCAAATTATTATACGTGGCTCCGGAATCATTGACCAAAGAAGAAAATATTGAATTCCTTAAAAAGATCAATATTTCACTCGTTGCTATTGATGAGGCACACTGTATATCAGAATGGGGACATGATTTCCGTCCTGAATACCGTAGAATTAAAACAATCATTGGTGATCTGGGAGAAATGCCGGTCGTTGCTTTAACAGCAACAGCTACTCCTAAGGTTCAGATAGATATTCAGCGTAACCTGCAAATGGATAACGCTACGGTCTTCAAATCATCATTTAACAGGCATAACCTGTATTATGAAGTCAGACCAAAACAGAATATTAAGAAACAGATCATTCAGTTTTTAAAGCCCAGAAAGGGTCAGTCAGGCATCATCTATTGCCTCAGCAGAAAAAAGGTGGAAGAAATCGCCCAGTTTCTTGCTGTCAATGGCTTCAGGGCTGCTCCATATCATGCGGGACTGGAAAGTTCAGTCAGGATGGCTAATCAGGATGGTTTCCTCAGCGAGGACATTGACATCATAGTGGCGACTATTGCTTTCGGAATGGGTATTGATAAGCCTGATGTACGTTTTGTCATTCATTATGATACGCCTAAGTCTATCGAGGGATATTACCAGGAAACCGGACGTGCCGGAAGAGATGGTCTCGATGGGCACTGTCTGATGTTTTACAGTTACAATGACATTCTCAAACTTGAAAAATTCAATAAAGACAAGTCAGTAACAGAGCGTGAAAACGGCAAAGTCTTATTGGAAGAAGTCTCGGCTTATGCAGAATCTGCCGTATGTAGAAGGAAGCAACTTTTACATTACTTCGGAGAGTCCTGGGATGAAGCGGAATGTCAAAGTACTGCGGGTTGCGATGCTTGCAATAATCCTCCTGAATCTTTTGAGGGACAGGAACATATTGTTACTGCATTAAAAGCAGTCTCAGAAACAGGTGAAAGATTTGGTATCGGCCACCTTGTCGATGTGATCCGTGGATCAGCAAATCAATACGTTTTATCCTACGGCCATGATAAAACTTCTATTTACGGGAAAGGAAAAGAAGAACCAAAAGAATTATGGTCTTCGATTCTACGTCAGGCACTGATTTTTGAATTCATCGAAAAGGATATCGATAATATCGGAGTTCTAAAGCTCACTGGTAAAGGAAAAGACTTTTTAAAGTCACCTCATGATATAAAAATCACTAAGCCTCACGACTACAGTGAGCTTACCAGGGAAACTGAAGAAGAAATGGATGAGCCGTCAGCTCCAACAAGGGGTTATGATGAAAATTTATTTTCTCTTTTGAAAGACCTCCGTAAAAAACTCGCGTCTCAAAAGGATCTGCCTCCTTATGTGATCTTTCAGGATAATTCACTGGAGGAAATGGCTACCACTTACCCTACCGACAGAGATCAACTTACAAAGATCAATGGTGTCGGAACCGGTAAAGTATCCAAGTTTGGCAAACCATTCATTGAGGCGATAAAGAAATATGTGGAAGACAATGATATTATCAAACCAGATGATATTCTAATAAAAACATCCGGAGATAAGTCAAAACATAAGATTCATATAATTTCTCAGATTGACAGACAGATCGATCTTGAAGAGATCGCTGAATCAAGAGGCATCTCCTTTGAAGCCCTACTAGATGAAATAGAGAATATCGTTTATTCAGGAACCAAATTAAACCTCGACTATTATATCGAGGATTACCTTGATGAGGATGCTGAAGAAGAGTTATTTGATTATTTCATGGAGGCAGAAAATGACAGCCTCGAAGATGCCCTGGACGAATTTGATGAAGACGAATACTCAGAAGAAGAAATTCGACTGATCAGAATAAAATTCTTATCAGAGGTAGCTAACTAA
- a CDS encoding HAD family hydrolase, whose translation MSVIKDPGTYFCAMIDLPEKTGAKALIFDLDGTLANTMEVHYEAYKKVTDTYGIDFSRQLFYDWAGTPTITTFERLKEMYQLEDMDPVDCTLRKRENFKKNFHLVNRIEPVFDIVREWHGKLPMSIGTGSSRQMGMKTIETLHMTPYFDHIITVDDVSKGKPDPETFAKCALLMGVETSDCLVFEDGEPGIVAARALDMKIVDVREYLS comes from the coding sequence TTGAGTGTTATTAAGGATCCTGGTACTTATTTTTGCGCCATGATCGATCTACCTGAAAAAACCGGCGCAAAAGCACTGATCTTTGATCTGGATGGTACTCTGGCCAACACCATGGAAGTGCATTATGAGGCTTATAAAAAAGTGACTGATACTTATGGAATAGATTTTTCCAGGCAGTTATTCTACGATTGGGCCGGCACCCCGACTATTACTACATTCGAACGACTTAAGGAGATGTATCAATTGGAAGATATGGATCCAGTTGATTGTACCTTAAGAAAGAGAGAAAATTTCAAAAAGAACTTTCATCTTGTTAACAGGATTGAGCCGGTATTTGATATAGTGAGAGAATGGCACGGAAAATTACCAATGTCCATCGGTACAGGTAGTAGCAGACAAATGGGGATGAAAACAATAGAGACTCTTCATATGACCCCTTATTTTGATCATATCATAACAGTTGATGATGTGTCAAAAGGAAAGCCTGATCCGGAAACATTTGCAAAATGTGCTCTGTTAATGGGAGTCGAAACTTCTGACTGCCTGGTGTTTGAAGATGGAGAACCCGGAATTGTTGCAGCCCGGGCTCTCGATATGAAAATTGTTGATGTCAGAGAGTATCTGAGTTAG
- the purD gene encoding phosphoribosylamine--glycine ligase encodes MNILVVGSGGREHALSWKIAESKHCDQLFIAPGNAGTENIGKNISLNISNHNEVADFILDKEIGMIVVGPEAPLVEGLSDSLKSDKRLSDLIVIGPEKAGAELEGSKDFSKQFMLRNNIPTAKAQTFSKDNIEEAYKYLESLSAPYVLKADGLAAGKGVVIAQSMEEAKDTLKEMLVDAKFGDASSQVLIEEFLSGIELSVFVLTNGKQYVVLPEAKDYKRIGEGDKGLNTGGMGAISPVPFAQGDFMNKVEEQVIKPTIEGLNKENIPYQGFIFIGLMNVDGNPYVIEYNVRMGDPETEAVIPRIKSDLVEAFIATNEHSLNQYKLEIDQDTTATVILVSGGYPESYEKGKAINGLNEDHEATIFHAGTKSSEDGSVLTSGGRVLALTGKGNSMDEALQKAYSSAKKISWDKMYFRKDIGFDL; translated from the coding sequence ATGAATATACTAGTAGTCGGATCTGGTGGACGCGAACATGCCCTATCATGGAAAATAGCAGAAAGCAAACATTGTGATCAGTTATTTATCGCTCCCGGAAACGCTGGAACTGAAAATATCGGAAAAAACATTTCTCTTAATATCAGTAATCATAACGAGGTTGCTGATTTTATTTTAGACAAAGAAATCGGAATGATCGTCGTAGGACCTGAAGCACCACTTGTTGAAGGCCTTAGTGACAGCCTTAAGTCTGACAAAAGATTATCTGATTTGATAGTAATCGGACCGGAAAAAGCTGGTGCAGAACTAGAGGGAAGTAAAGATTTCAGCAAGCAGTTTATGTTAAGAAACAATATACCTACTGCTAAGGCTCAAACTTTTTCTAAAGATAATATAGAAGAGGCATACAAATATCTGGAATCCCTTTCAGCACCTTATGTATTAAAAGCAGACGGACTTGCAGCCGGTAAAGGTGTTGTGATTGCTCAAAGCATGGAGGAAGCAAAAGACACACTAAAAGAAATGCTTGTTGATGCAAAATTTGGTGATGCAAGTTCACAGGTGTTAATCGAGGAGTTTCTTTCAGGTATTGAGCTTTCAGTTTTTGTCTTGACCAATGGCAAGCAATATGTTGTTCTACCCGAAGCAAAAGATTATAAGAGGATTGGAGAAGGAGATAAAGGATTGAATACTGGTGGAATGGGTGCAATCAGTCCGGTGCCATTTGCACAGGGAGATTTCATGAATAAAGTTGAAGAACAAGTCATAAAACCCACTATTGAAGGGTTAAATAAAGAAAACATTCCTTACCAGGGGTTTATATTCATAGGCCTGATGAACGTTGATGGCAATCCATATGTTATTGAATATAACGTCAGGATGGGTGACCCTGAAACTGAGGCAGTAATACCAAGAATAAAAAGTGACCTTGTTGAAGCTTTCATAGCTACCAATGAGCATTCTCTTAATCAATACAAACTGGAAATTGATCAGGACACAACGGCCACTGTAATTCTTGTTTCAGGAGGTTATCCGGAGAGCTATGAAAAAGGTAAAGCGATTAACGGTCTGAATGAAGATCATGAAGCGACCATCTTTCATGCCGGAACAAAATCGTCTGAAGATGGATCAGTTTTGACCTCCGGAGGCAGAGTTTTAGCTCTAACCGGTAAAGGAAATTCGATGGATGAAGCCTTACAAAAAGCTTATTCATCAGCTAAAAAAATCTCCTGGGATAAAATGTATTTCAGAAAGGACATTGGTTTCGACCTGTAA
- a CDS encoding PSP1 domain-containing protein, translating into MACSTCATKNKDGNVSGCQNNGACGTGGCNKMNVFDWLSNMELPSDQIFNIIEVRFKNGRKEFFRNSDYLDLTTGEPVIVNVPNGHHLGHVSLQGELVRLQMKKKGVEEDSEEVRNIYRKATDKDLEKYEEVKNREMPTLYRTREIIRNLGLSMKLSEVEYQADNSKATFFYSADDRVDFRELIKVLAAEFKIRVEMKQISLRQEAGMLGGIGSCGRELCCSTWLTEFKSVSTSAARYQNLSLNPGKLSGQCGRLKCCLNYELETYMDALKDIPEMENETIETEKGKARLQKTDIFRKIMWFGFSDENTWHPVEAGRVREIIELNEKGIKPATLFEDEIELNLGSSLNSDLERLDKKLSKGSKPKKKRKKRRKKPQGNRPDNQNQQQAAPKKKSGSNKPKNQGGGQPAKNQGGGQPAKKQGSKYSRQNHPKAENKPQGTSTEGQDKRAKGKPRSNNKNRRFKKGGRRNPNNNDNKQ; encoded by the coding sequence ATGGCTTGTAGTACATGCGCAACTAAAAATAAAGATGGTAACGTTTCAGGATGTCAGAACAACGGTGCTTGTGGCACCGGTGGTTGTAACAAAATGAATGTATTCGACTGGTTGTCGAATATGGAATTACCATCAGACCAGATATTCAATATCATAGAGGTTAGATTCAAGAACGGAAGAAAAGAATTTTTTAGAAATTCAGACTATTTGGATCTCACCACCGGTGAACCTGTTATTGTTAATGTTCCCAACGGACATCATTTAGGTCATGTCTCTCTTCAGGGTGAATTAGTAAGGCTTCAGATGAAGAAAAAGGGAGTAGAGGAAGATAGTGAAGAGGTAAGAAATATTTATCGAAAGGCTACTGATAAAGATCTTGAGAAATACGAAGAGGTCAAAAACAGGGAAATGCCTACTCTTTACAGAACCAGGGAAATAATCAGAAACCTTGGACTCTCTATGAAACTTTCTGAAGTAGAATATCAGGCTGATAATTCTAAAGCTACTTTCTTTTATTCTGCTGATGACAGAGTTGACTTCAGAGAATTAATTAAAGTTCTGGCAGCTGAGTTTAAGATTCGCGTAGAAATGAAACAAATATCTCTCCGCCAGGAAGCAGGAATGCTCGGAGGCATTGGCTCTTGCGGCAGAGAACTGTGTTGTTCAACATGGCTCACTGAATTTAAGAGTGTTTCAACTTCCGCAGCCAGATATCAAAACTTGTCATTAAACCCGGGCAAATTATCCGGTCAATGCGGCAGGCTGAAATGCTGTCTCAATTATGAGCTTGAAACCTATATGGATGCTTTAAAAGACATCCCGGAAATGGAAAACGAAACCATTGAGACCGAAAAGGGTAAAGCACGTCTTCAGAAAACTGATATCTTCAGAAAAATTATGTGGTTTGGCTTCTCTGATGAAAACACCTGGCACCCGGTTGAAGCAGGTCGGGTCAGAGAAATAATCGAACTTAATGAAAAAGGTATTAAGCCTGCTACATTATTCGAAGATGAGATCGAGCTTAACCTGGGTAGTAGTCTTAATAGTGATCTGGAACGATTAGACAAGAAACTTAGTAAGGGTAGTAAGCCGAAGAAAAAAAGAAAGAAGAGAAGAAAGAAGCCTCAAGGAAACCGGCCTGACAATCAGAACCAGCAACAAGCTGCACCAAAGAAAAAATCAGGAAGTAATAAACCAAAAAATCAAGGAGGTGGCCAACCTGCAAAAAATCAGGGCGGTGGTCAACCTGCAAAAAAACAAGGCTCAAAATACTCCAGGCAAAACCATCCTAAGGCAGAAAATAAACCTCAGGGGACTTCAACTGAAGGGCAGGATAAAAGAGCCAAAGGAAAACCAAGAAGCAATAACAAAAACAGAAGATTCAAAAAAGGAGGAAGAAGAAATCCAAACAATAACGATAATAAGCAATAA
- a CDS encoding gliding motility lipoprotein GldH, translating to MRSIFYLTTIFVLALSGCDTTRVYEEYNDFENNTWNRNNSINFEFQISDSESPYHLYYNIRNTNDYPFHNLYLGAELTNAEGEVLVKNMALENQPDEIMIFDRKSGEPLGESSIGNLYTIQAPFKQSFQFPDTGTYKINITHFMRDQELSGLQAAGFRVEKVKE from the coding sequence ATGAGATCAATTTTTTATTTGACAACTATATTCGTTCTCGCACTTTCAGGCTGTGATACCACAAGAGTCTATGAAGAATATAACGATTTTGAAAATAATACCTGGAATCGGAATAATTCAATAAATTTTGAGTTTCAAATATCAGATTCAGAATCTCCTTATCATTTATATTATAACATCAGGAATACAAATGATTATCCATTTCATAATTTATACCTCGGAGCAGAATTAACAAATGCCGAGGGAGAGGTTTTAGTCAAAAACATGGCACTGGAAAATCAGCCTGATGAGATAATGATCTTTGACAGAAAGTCTGGAGAGCCTCTGGGAGAAAGTAGCATTGGCAATCTCTACACCATACAAGCTCCTTTTAAACAATCATTTCAATTCCCGGATACCGGAACCTATAAAATCAACATCACTCATTTTATGAGGGATCAGGAATTATCCGGTTTACAAGCAGCCGGATTTCGGGTTGAAAAAGTAAAGGAATAA
- a CDS encoding AAA domain-containing protein produces MNTLLREYLKKLTNISGSNRTLQMLRLPKAQFLDIHEFHTVTAEGKSYDIIEGLIKKDKKIFLCPFIDPRDGESNELSSRLRKLQRMDNFVYEERGARDLYIGWPFIEGKFTDGTYLRTPLIYFPVKLWLESNKWYLKPRSEESISLNKAFILAYAYYNDLPPDENLMERVLDDALGDDIAFKTKVYSLLKESSVELNFNSETFSTELETFQEKLKPEIEKSGSPGEIKLEMNAILGLFPQTGSYQVPDYLKWIEKDEYEDVESFFMTKKIENILHEETASGYHSPIKEEELFLPFQVDAFQEDAIKTVKNGNSVVVHGPPGTGKSQLICNLVSDYISRGKNVLVVCQKRVALDVVYKRLSDIGLDEFSALVHDFKEDRRDIYYKINRLISDLREFERLNNGLDTIQLERDFLQTCRRIDQINEELEEYKSALFDLEEFGLSIKDLYLKTDLNKPKIDLRQYYREFDQLRTEEFLQKSKSIRSFGTKFTQDNYPLSSRMSFSKLSIHDRQTILKYLEQMPDAAQKIKDVSNSLLKRDLSFHEAEYIYNSGEQIENLLSLIKSKQVYRAFVRMVNYSNDGKSDLKWLSGKERIINDCFKKYGPEISLKASELGRFQEALEEAMTKRRNVFKWIRWRLFSKDKFFIKRVITANGLKYDREGFNILVEKIDNRLNLEHNLSDIKNKKWLSDLPESYEKVNFQTWFFNQKKALTAKIEFSNLRNFKEYFNLENISNKELKATLEQLLEEFAVIPEYKSDWTKFFTEKLINRLMSEPERIKHVEKAVLDDFDDLCEFDKLWESFAEHEKEVFNKVVEFQNSENDDQLNFEAIFLNSVYLSWIEHIEVKYPVLRLVSTTKFKQMIKELQYLVKKKQELVIEITLLNVREKTYEDLEFNRLNNRVTYRDLEHQVTKKRKIWPIRKLIENFEEEIFKLLPCWLASPETVSAVFPFNRKVFDLVIFDEASQCFVEKGLPAIYRGSQVVVAGDEKQLRPHDLYKVRWDDDELDHPDLNIDSLLDLSKRYLPSVQLKGHYRSKTPDLISFSNEEFYNNNLRLLPNLKDVNQNEGAIDYIKVDGIWSDHKNEIEAQKVIDLLISIPDDYPGKTAGVVTFNARQQDLINDLIESEIMKGKRLPSDYFVKNIENVQGDETDILIFSTAYAPDTKGKMKMQFGLLNQDGGENRLNVAVTRAKEKIIIVTSILPEQLKVKTSKFPGPKLLKKYLEYAKSVSDGQFTPSRIEYDVSKSGVYLTDKLKQLSSKNAHEFVLKEEMPFADLTVISKSGDYEALILTDDQQFYEGVSGKDWFAYLPIALKEKEWKYNHFYSRNYWLDSEKVNDKLRLIIH; encoded by the coding sequence ATGAATACGCTTCTTCGTGAATACCTAAAAAAGTTAACTAATATCAGCGGATCTAATAGAACGCTGCAAATGCTTAGGCTTCCTAAAGCCCAGTTTCTGGATATTCATGAATTTCATACTGTAACTGCAGAAGGAAAATCTTATGATATAATAGAAGGCCTGATAAAAAAGGATAAAAAGATATTTCTGTGCCCGTTTATAGATCCTCGGGATGGTGAAAGTAATGAACTAAGTAGCAGGCTTCGAAAGTTGCAGCGAATGGACAATTTTGTCTATGAAGAAAGAGGAGCGAGAGATCTTTATATAGGATGGCCGTTTATTGAAGGGAAGTTTACTGACGGAACTTATTTAAGGACACCGTTAATTTATTTCCCTGTAAAACTTTGGCTCGAATCTAATAAATGGTATTTAAAGCCCAGGTCTGAAGAATCCATCTCTTTGAATAAAGCATTTATCCTTGCATATGCTTATTATAATGATCTGCCACCCGATGAAAATTTAATGGAAAGGGTTCTAGATGATGCCCTTGGAGACGATATAGCTTTTAAAACGAAAGTTTATTCTCTTCTTAAAGAATCTTCTGTTGAATTAAATTTTAATTCGGAAACTTTTTCTACAGAACTGGAAACCTTTCAGGAAAAATTAAAACCAGAAATTGAAAAGTCCGGATCACCGGGAGAAATTAAACTAGAAATGAATGCGATTCTTGGTTTGTTTCCTCAAACTGGTTCTTACCAGGTTCCTGACTATTTGAAGTGGATAGAAAAAGATGAATATGAAGATGTTGAATCATTTTTCATGACTAAGAAAATTGAGAATATCCTTCATGAAGAAACTGCTTCGGGATATCATTCTCCCATCAAAGAAGAAGAATTATTTTTACCTTTCCAGGTGGATGCCTTCCAGGAAGACGCAATTAAAACTGTTAAAAATGGAAATAGTGTTGTTGTACATGGACCTCCGGGCACAGGTAAATCACAGTTAATATGTAATCTGGTTAGTGATTATATTTCAAGGGGGAAAAATGTTCTGGTTGTATGTCAGAAGAGAGTTGCTCTTGATGTTGTATATAAAAGGTTGTCTGACATTGGGTTAGATGAATTTTCAGCATTAGTACATGATTTTAAAGAGGACAGGAGAGATATTTATTATAAAATTAATAGACTTATCAGTGATCTTCGGGAATTTGAAAGATTAAATAATGGACTGGATACTATTCAGCTTGAGAGAGATTTTCTTCAAACCTGTCGAAGAATTGATCAAATAAATGAAGAACTTGAGGAATACAAATCGGCTTTATTCGATCTGGAAGAATTCGGTTTGTCAATTAAAGATTTATATCTAAAAACAGATCTTAATAAACCAAAGATAGATCTGAGGCAATATTATCGGGAATTCGATCAATTGCGGACAGAGGAGTTTCTTCAAAAGTCAAAATCTATCCGTTCTTTCGGAACTAAATTCACTCAGGATAATTATCCGTTGAGTTCCAGAATGTCTTTTTCTAAATTATCGATCCATGACCGACAAACTATTTTGAAATATCTGGAACAGATGCCAGATGCAGCTCAAAAAATAAAGGATGTCAGTAACTCATTGTTGAAAAGAGATCTGTCATTTCATGAGGCTGAATATATCTATAATTCCGGTGAACAAATAGAAAACTTACTGAGTCTGATCAAGAGTAAGCAGGTCTATAGGGCTTTCGTCAGAATGGTCAACTACTCAAACGATGGAAAATCGGATCTTAAATGGCTATCAGGCAAGGAGAGAATAATCAATGATTGTTTTAAAAAGTATGGACCTGAGATCTCTTTAAAAGCATCTGAACTTGGTCGATTCCAGGAAGCTTTGGAAGAAGCGATGACCAAAAGAAGAAATGTTTTTAAGTGGATAAGATGGAGACTATTTTCTAAAGATAAATTTTTTATTAAAAGGGTAATAACTGCTAATGGTCTGAAATATGACAGGGAGGGGTTTAATATTCTGGTTGAGAAAATAGACAACAGATTAAATCTGGAACATAATCTTTCTGATATTAAAAATAAAAAATGGCTGAGTGATCTTCCCGAATCCTATGAAAAGGTGAATTTCCAAACCTGGTTTTTTAATCAGAAAAAAGCACTTACTGCCAAAATTGAATTTTCAAATCTTCGAAATTTTAAGGAATACTTTAACCTTGAGAATATTTCTAATAAAGAATTAAAAGCAACGTTAGAGCAATTGCTTGAAGAGTTTGCTGTTATTCCTGAATACAAATCAGACTGGACTAAATTTTTCACAGAAAAGCTAATCAACAGGTTGATGTCTGAACCAGAAAGGATTAAGCACGTTGAAAAAGCAGTTTTAGACGATTTTGATGATTTATGTGAATTTGACAAGCTCTGGGAGTCATTTGCAGAACATGAGAAAGAGGTTTTTAATAAGGTAGTTGAGTTTCAAAACTCAGAAAATGACGATCAGTTAAATTTTGAAGCCATCTTCCTCAATTCGGTTTACCTATCCTGGATAGAGCATATTGAAGTAAAATATCCGGTATTGAGATTAGTCAGTACCACTAAGTTCAAACAGATGATCAAAGAGCTTCAGTATTTGGTGAAGAAAAAGCAGGAGTTGGTCATTGAGATTACTCTTTTGAATGTCAGGGAAAAGACGTATGAAGATCTTGAATTTAACAGGTTAAATAATCGGGTTACTTACCGTGATCTTGAACATCAGGTAACTAAGAAACGGAAGATCTGGCCTATCAGGAAATTGATTGAAAATTTTGAAGAGGAGATTTTTAAATTACTTCCTTGCTGGCTGGCTTCACCGGAAACCGTTTCCGCGGTATTCCCTTTTAATCGGAAGGTTTTTGATCTTGTGATTTTTGATGAAGCGAGTCAGTGCTTTGTTGAAAAGGGCCTACCTGCCATTTACAGAGGTAGTCAGGTAGTTGTGGCGGGAGATGAAAAGCAATTACGACCTCATGATCTTTATAAAGTGAGATGGGATGATGACGAACTTGATCATCCTGATTTGAATATTGATTCCCTGCTTGACCTTTCTAAACGATATTTACCTTCAGTACAATTAAAAGGACATTATCGAAGTAAAACTCCTGATCTGATCTCTTTTTCAAACGAGGAGTTTTATAATAATAATTTAAGGCTGCTTCCTAATTTGAAAGATGTTAATCAAAACGAAGGGGCTATTGATTATATTAAGGTAGATGGAATCTGGTCAGATCATAAAAATGAAATTGAGGCACAAAAAGTGATCGATCTACTGATCTCCATTCCAGATGATTATCCGGGAAAGACAGCAGGAGTGGTGACTTTTAATGCGAGGCAGCAAGACCTGATTAATGATCTGATTGAATCCGAGATAATGAAAGGAAAAAGATTACCGTCAGATTATTTTGTCAAGAACATAGAGAATGTTCAGGGAGATGAAACTGATATTTTGATATTCAGTACTGCTTATGCCCCTGATACCAAAGGTAAAATGAAAATGCAGTTTGGTTTGTTAAATCAGGATGGAGGAGAAAACAGGCTGAATGTGGCAGTGACCCGTGCAAAAGAAAAAATTATTATTGTGACTTCTATTCTGCCTGAGCAGTTAAAGGTTAAGACTTCAAAGTTCCCTGGGCCAAAACTACTTAAGAAATACCTGGAGTATGCTAAATCAGTATCTGATGGACAATTTACGCCTTCACGAATAGAGTATGATGTAAGCAAATCAGGAGTATATCTTACAGATAAGCTTAAGCAGTTATCATCTAAAAACGCCCATGAATTTGTCTTGAAAGAAGAAATGCCTTTTGCTGACTTAACAGTTATATCAAAATCAGGTGATTATGAGGCTTTAATTTTAACAGATGATCAGCAATTTTATGAAGGGGTGAGTGGTAAAGACTGGTTTGCTTATTTACCGATTGCATTAAAAGAAAAAGAATGGAAGTATAATCATTTCTATTCCAGAAATTACTGGCTTGATTCAGAAAAGGTTAATGATAAATTAAGGCTGATCATTCACTGA
- a CDS encoding ComEA family DNA-binding protein, with the protein MRFITRTLRRLLSSFYFNRSEASGFLLLAILLISYIFVLKWGDILFESNDYHVEYQYIEGSVSSDVTSGQIPSEIEVLNNSLDPNVSSRQELISSGLPEYLADRLINYRSKGGKFYKKSDLKKIYGLSDSLYNEIHPYYKATYIQKQKLKRKKTRSYYSDSSKSKYKPFKPKVIYAFDINEADTTDLKQIYGIGSVLSQRIIKYRNSLGGFISSDQLYEVWGLEKAVAEELLQYATINNGFNPRKFSIENSPVDSLASHPYLSFKQARLLKSYYQSHKDGFRKEDFYKIYAIDSASVTRILPYLTF; encoded by the coding sequence ATGAGATTTATCACCCGAACCTTAAGAAGGCTTTTATCTTCTTTTTATTTTAACCGTAGCGAAGCTTCAGGGTTTCTACTCTTAGCTATTTTACTGATCTCCTATATTTTTGTTTTAAAATGGGGAGATATTTTATTCGAAAGTAACGATTATCATGTTGAATATCAATATATTGAAGGTTCTGTTTCGTCTGATGTAACATCCGGACAAATTCCGTCTGAAATTGAGGTCCTAAATAACTCACTTGATCCAAATGTGTCTTCAAGGCAGGAATTGATATCCTCCGGATTGCCTGAGTACCTTGCTGACAGGTTAATTAATTATCGAAGTAAAGGAGGGAAGTTTTATAAGAAAAGTGATCTCAAAAAGATATATGGATTGAGTGATAGTCTGTATAATGAGATTCATCCATATTATAAAGCTACATACATTCAAAAACAGAAGCTAAAAAGAAAAAAGACCAGGTCTTATTATTCTGATTCTTCAAAATCAAAATATAAGCCTTTTAAGCCTAAAGTGATTTATGCTTTTGATATTAATGAAGCAGATACAACAGATCTGAAGCAGATTTATGGTATAGGTAGTGTTTTAAGTCAGAGAATTATTAAATACAGAAATTCCCTCGGAGGCTTTATTTCTTCTGATCAACTTTATGAGGTTTGGGGACTTGAAAAGGCTGTTGCAGAGGAATTATTACAGTATGCCACGATAAATAATGGATTTAATCCCAGGAAATTTTCCATCGAAAATTCTCCGGTTGATTCTTTGGCTTCACATCCATATCTTTCGTTTAAACAGGCTAGACTATTGAAGTCATATTATCAGTCACATAAAGACGGATTTAGAAAAGAGGATTTTTATAAAATTTATGCGATAGATTCAGCTTCTGTTACAAGGATTTTGCCTTACCTGACGTTTTAG